DNA from Calditrichota bacterium:
GCGCGCTTCAACAGCGCGACCAGCGCGGTTCTGGCGGCATTGGAGATCCAGAAGGACCTGACTGAATACAATCGGGGGAAGCCGGACCACGACCAGATTGAGGTGCGCATCGGCGTTCATCTGGGGGACATCGTCATTCGGGAGGGCGATGTTTTCGGCGACGGCGTCAACGTGGCGGCGCGGGTGCGGCCCCTCGCGGTGCCGGGCGGCATCTGCATCACTCGCGCCATCTACGATGTGGTGCACAAGAATATGGGGCAGGAAGTTTATCCGTTTGGTAAGAAACGTCTAAAAGGACTTGATATTACTGGGGGCAGTTTATAGTTGCCCTTTCCGAGAGTGGGTGTTCGCGTAGGGTCGGATTCCAATCCGACCATCTCTTGGGCGATTTGGAAATCGCCGCCGTTAATATTACCTGGTGCAATATATTGTGTCAAGAAGGGCGCTTGTCATGCTGAACGCAGTGAAGCATCACGACCTAAGATGGACATTCCAGACGAGATCCTTCACTTCGTTCAGGATGACACTAATCGATGCACCCCTTAATGTTAATGGGTGCAGATAATTGTGGTATTCTCCAGTAGGGCAGGCATTCCTGCCTGCCCTTTGGACGGACAAGAATGTCCGTCCTACTGATGCTACTATTTGATGCCCCGATTAATAATAGGATTTTCCTCTCACCCAATCCTTATTAATAACTGCAGAAAAGCGTTGCCTTGGCAGGGGGCGGACATTCTTATCCGCCCCCTGCCAAGACGAGCTTCCAATTCAGGGCGGACAGGAATGTCTGCCCTCCAAGAACAACAATATGCACTCATTAATAAAGAGCGGATTCGGACCACACAGTGCTTTCCATTAGCCTTGTATTGAGCCAAGTGAGTAGTTTCGCTCGAACAGCCTTAATATCCCTTGCATAAAGTCCTCACCGGCAATTCCGCCGTCAGTCATGCCGTTCGGCTGGCGCGAGCCGAGGTGATCGCCGCCTATCCGATAACGCCGCAAACGTCCATCGTCGAAGAACTCGCCGAGATGTGTGCCGACGGCCGGTGCAGCGCGCGATTCATCCACAGCGAATCGGAGCACTCCTCGATGTCGGCTTGCATCGGAGCGTCGGCGGCCGGTGCGCGGGCCTTTACAGCGACCTCGAGCCAGGGGCTTGCCTATATGCACGAGATGCTCCACTGGGCAGCCGGCGGCCGGCATCCGGTAGTGATGGCAGAAGTGAACCGCAGTCTTGCGCCGCCCTGGACGATCTATACCGACCAGCAGGACAGTCTCTCGCAGCGCGACACCGGCTGGCTGCAGTTCTATTGCCGGGACAATCAGGAGGTGCTCGACAGCACTCTGCTCGCGTTCAAGGTCGCCGAGCGCGTCTCATTGCCGGCGATGGTGGTACTCGATGCGTTCGTCCTGTCGCACACCGTCGAACCGGTCGATATTCCCGATCAATCTCTGGTCGATCGGTTCCTGCCCCGGCGGGAGGCGGCTTACCGGATCGATCCCGACCACCCGGCAGCCTTCGGTGGGATGAAGGGTGTTCAAGCCTGGATGGAGACGCGGGTAGAACTCGAACAGGTGATGGAAGCGACTCCAGATCTCATCGCCGAGGAAGCGGCGCTCTGGAAGTCCCTCACCGGACGATGCCTGAATGCCCTTCAAGCCTACCGGATGGAGGACGCCGAGGTGGCACTGCTGGCCGCTGGAACAGCCGCCATCACTATGACCCTCGCCGTCGATCACCTGCGGGAGGCAGGCATAAGGGCTGGAGCCCTCGGACTATGGCTCTTTAGACCCTTTCCCGTCGCCGATCTACGTCGGCGGTGCGAACGTCTCGAGCATCTCGTCGTCTTCGACCGGTCGTGCTCGTATGGGCATGGCGGCATCTTCGCAGCCGAATGCCGGTCAGCGCTTTATGACCTCCCGCAACGGCCCCGGGTGATCGGTCTGGCCGGTGGACTGGGCGGCCGGGAGATAGATCCGAAGACGCTTGCAGAGGAAACGGCGCGCAGGGTAGAAAGCAGAGGGCAGAAGTCAGGAAATGCGCTATTGGAGTGGTTCGGAGTGAGGGGAAGGGGGGGGCAGTGAAGGTGATGCCACAGTCGGCGGCGGGTTTTGCCAATACGGATGTCCTCTGCAGCGGGCATTTGGCCTGCCCCGGCTGTGGTGGAATACTCGCACTCCGGATGGCAGTCCGGGTGCTTGCGCCGGACTGCGTCTTTGTGATTCCCGCCTGCTGTATGGCAGTAGTTGACGGGCCCTGGCCGATTTCGGCGCTCGGCGCGGCGCTCTACCATACCGCCTTTGCGGCAACGGCCTCGACCGCAGCCGGGCTTTTGAACGGCCTGCGCTCCCAGGGACGGAGTGAGACCGTCGTTGTCGGCTGGGCCGGTGATGGGGGGACGTTTGACATCGGCCTGGCGGCAGTCTCAGCTTCGGCGTCGCGCAACGACGATATGCTCTATGTCTGCTATGACAACGAAGCCTATATGAACACCGGCATCCAACAATCGTCGGCGACGCCCTACGGCGCCTGGACGACAACGACGCCCGCCGGTTCGCCCAAGAACCGGCCCAAGAAGGACGCCCTGACTCTGATGTTGGCGCACGACATACCCTACATTGCCTCCGCGAATCCGGCCTATCCCGAAGACTTCGAGCGGAAGTTCCGGACTGCCAAAGGAATGCACGGCTTTCGGTTTATCCATGTCTTTTCCGCCTGTCCGCCGGGGCATAAGTCGGTCGAAGCCGATTCGATCGTCATCAGCCGCCTTGCGACCGAAACCGGCATCTTCCCTCTATACGAGGTAGCAAACGGGCAGGGACGATTGACCCTCGACCCTCCGCGCCGGCCGGTTGGAGACTACCTCGCTCTCCAGCGCCGGTTCGCCCATTTCAAAGAGGAAGACATCGTCCGCGCACAGGAGGACGTCGAACGGGGACATCAGCGGCTGCTGAAACTGCTCGCGCTGCAGGAGTGACGACAATCGCCCGCCGAACTGAAAGCGTCGCGAGATGACGCAACATCCAGCCTCTATCATGGCCGGTGGGAACTCGTTACGTATGGGCTTCCCGAAGGCAATGCTCACCAAAGAGCGCGAGCCGGTGCTCCGGCTGATGGCGGAGGCTCTGAAACGGTGCGGCTGGACGTTGTCGTCGGTTGTGGTCGCCACCGAAGACCTTGCCGAATGGGTGCACTGGACGCTCGACCGGCCTCTGGTCATCGTCAACGACCGGCCCGAGCGCGGCCCGATCAGTTCCTTACGGCTGGCTCTGAACTCCCTGCCGGCGGGAGCGCCCGGTTTGCTTATCTGGCCGGTCGATCACCCCGTCATCAAGGACGGGACATTGCTGAGCATTCAGCGCGCCGCCAATGCCGTCAACGCCGTCGTGCCGCTCTTCGCAGGTCGTCGCGGTCATCCGGTCTGGTGGGGACGGCAGACCTTTCGGCATCTGAAGAGCCGGATTGCCAATGGCGGCGCCCGCAAGGTGCTCTATCTGCCGGCAGTCAACGTCTGCGAGGTCGAGGTTGACGATCCGGGAGTTCTGGTCAACATCGACACTTCGGAGGATGCGGAAAGGTATGGTCTTCAAGGGGCGAGCGAGTGAGCGAGTATTTGGTAGAAGTAGCGAGACGAATTGAGGCTGGGGAGCGGTTTGCGTTGGTAACCATCGTCAAAGCGACCGGCTCAACGCCGCGCAAGGAAGGCAGCCGGATGCTCGTCGATCCCGCCGGGGACGTCGTCGGGTCGGTCGGTGGAGCTGCGGTTGAACGGCTCGCCATCCTGAAGGCTCTCGAAGCCATGGCATCGGGGCAGATATCCCGGCTCGAACTAAGCCTGAATGACCTCGAAGCGGTTGAGACCGGCATGATCTGCGGTGGGCGGGTCGAATTGCTGATCGAGCCGTTCGGCACCGGTCCGGCTCTGCACCTCTTCGGAGCCGGACACGTCGCTCAGCCGACGGCGCGGCTCGCCGTTGACCTCGGCTTATCGGTAACGATCTATGACGAGCGTCCCGAGTGGGCTTCCGCCGGGAGATTTCCCCGCTGCCGAATCGTAACCGGCCGGTATGAAGACCTGGCCGATGCGCTAATGTCAGCACCCGATGACTTGATCGCCATAATGACCCATTGCCACGCCGACGACTACCGGGTCCTGACGCGAGTGGCGCGAAAGCCCTGCCGATACCTCGGAGTCATAGGCAGCCCCCGGAAATCTCTGGAAATTAAGAAACGGCTTTCCGATGACGGCTTCTCAAAGGATGAAATTGCCCGCATCGAATGCCCCATTGGGCTCGACATAGGATCGCACACACCGGTCGAGATTGCCATTGCCGTCGCCGGGCGGCTGGTGCAAGTGAGGGCTTCAGGCTCTCAGCCGGTGGCTCTGGAATGATTGAAATCTGCATATCAGTGTTAACGGCCTATTCGTTGTATACTTCTGTAATCAAAGGGTCGATACCGTTCATTGGGATCAACCCTATGAATAAAAACTGTCACCCATCTCCCCGCACGTTTGTTACCCATCAGTCCGGTCTATACACCCCCCTCGAAGCAAGGGGGAGAATACAATAATAATCTGCACCCGGAAGTATATGACTAATGCTGCCCAAGTTTGACATCCATAGACCGGCGACGCTCCCGGAGGCGCTCCGGTATCTCGCCGACCATCAGGATCGTCGCGTCAAGGTGCTTGCCGGAGGCACTGACCTGCTCGTCGATATGCGCCTGCCGGTCATTCCGAACGGCACCCGGCCGCCGCTTGGCCGTCCGCCGGAGGGCATCTGGGAAGCGCGTAGTTCCTCTGCCGGGCGCCCTGAGGTCCTTTGCGCGCTCTGGAGGTTGAATGAACTGCGCGGCATTCGCATAGGGA
Protein-coding regions in this window:
- a CDS encoding pyruvate synthase subunit beta; the encoded protein is MPQSAAGFANTDVLCSGHLACPGCGGILALRMAVRVLAPDCVFVIPACCMAVVDGPWPISALGAALYHTAFAATASTAAGLLNGLRSQGRSETVVVGWAGDGGTFDIGLAAVSASASRNDDMLYVCYDNEAYMNTGIQQSSATPYGAWTTTTPAGSPKNRPKKDALTLMLAHDIPYIASANPAYPEDFERKFRTAKGMHGFRFIHVFSACPPGHKSVEADSIVISRLATETGIFPLYEVANGQGRLTLDPPRRPVGDYLALQRRFAHFKEEDIVRAQEDVERGHQRLLKLLALQE
- a CDS encoding adenylate/guanylate cyclase domain-containing protein, with the protein product MSDQRLSAIMFTDIVDYTSKIRIDEAKMLRLLEVHNRMLREIFDRHEGEVVKGTGDGFLARFNSATSAVLAALEIQKDLTEYNRGKPDHDQIEVRIGVHLGDIVIREGDVFGDGVNVAARVRPLAVPGGICITRAIYDVVHKNMGQEVYPFGKKRLKGLDITGGSL
- a CDS encoding nucleotidyltransferase family protein, translating into MTQHPASIMAGGNSLRMGFPKAMLTKEREPVLRLMAEALKRCGWTLSSVVVATEDLAEWVHWTLDRPLVIVNDRPERGPISSLRLALNSLPAGAPGLLIWPVDHPVIKDGTLLSIQRAANAVNAVVPLFAGRRGHPVWWGRQTFRHLKSRIANGGARKVLYLPAVNVCEVEVDDPGVLVNIDTSEDAERYGLQGASE
- a CDS encoding XdhC family protein, which produces MSEYLVEVARRIEAGERFALVTIVKATGSTPRKEGSRMLVDPAGDVVGSVGGAAVERLAILKALEAMASGQISRLELSLNDLEAVETGMICGGRVELLIEPFGTGPALHLFGAGHVAQPTARLAVDLGLSVTIYDERPEWASAGRFPRCRIVTGRYEDLADALMSAPDDLIAIMTHCHADDYRVLTRVARKPCRYLGVIGSPRKSLEIKKRLSDDGFSKDEIARIECPIGLDIGSHTPVEIAIAVAGRLVQVRASGSQPVALE